The genomic window GGTCAAGCCCGATCTGACGGTAGAGTCCCGTCCGGTCGTGGTGCAGAGAACGGTCGAACAGGAGAGCGTCATCGAGAAGGGGCTCGCCCCTGGGGAACGGGTCGTCACCGACGGCCAGGTACGCCTCGTCCCCGGGGCGAAGGTGGACATCAAGCCCTCGAATCCGACCCCGACGCAGACCGCCGGATGACCCCCGAGCTGTTCATCCGCCGGCCCGTCATGACCACCCTGGTCATGCTGGGCATCGTCCTCTTCGGCTTCATGGGCTTTCGCCTCCTGCCGGTCAGCGACCTGCCCAACGTAGATTTTCCGACGATTCAGGTATCGGCGAGCCTGCCGGGCGCGAACCCTGATACCATGGCCGCTGCGGTGGCGACCCCCCTGGAACGGCAGTTCTCGACCATCGCCGGCGTGGACTCTATGACCTCGACGAGCGCCCTGGGGCTCACCCAGATCACGCTCCAGTTCA from Candidatus Methylomirabilota bacterium includes these protein-coding regions:
- a CDS encoding efflux RND transporter permease subunit codes for the protein MTPELFIRRPVMTTLVMLGIVLFGFMGFRLLPVSDLPNVDFPTIQVSASLPGANPDTMAAAVATPLERQFSTIAGVDSMTSTSALGLTQITLQF